In one window of Aquimarina spinulae DNA:
- a CDS encoding helix-turn-helix domain-containing protein, with translation MIYITGLSISLFIAALLLKKKKKSRSDFILLGWILFIAIHLYFFYINFTGDIYKTPHLLGIHFPLPLFHGIFLYYYVLSVTHQFSKQKKLLLVHLIPIIVAYIYLSSFFMLSGQEKIAVFENKGKGYEMFLSVGLVLIYISGIVYMIFSSILLKKYKKNIHSQFSDIEEIDLSWLQFLIYGLGLIWGILIISNKDEYIFIGLSVFVILIGFFGIQQKNIFKKEYTVYKQQQKTNESKKKKYEKSGLTDDLANSSYILLMQLMKKEKCYKENDLSLNSLATKLEIHPNYLSEIINRKEEKSFYDFINDFRIEEFKTLLKNSKNQNYTLLSLAYECGFNSKSSFNRCFKKSTGKTPTQYLKSHRL, from the coding sequence ATGATATACATTACTGGTCTTAGCATTTCTCTTTTTATAGCAGCTTTACTTCTTAAAAAAAAGAAAAAATCACGATCAGATTTTATCCTTTTGGGATGGATTCTATTTATAGCTATTCATCTTTATTTTTTTTATATCAATTTTACAGGAGATATCTACAAAACACCACATTTATTAGGCATACATTTTCCATTACCTTTATTTCACGGGATATTTTTGTATTATTATGTTTTGTCTGTAACCCATCAGTTTTCTAAACAAAAGAAGCTTCTATTAGTACACCTAATTCCGATTATTGTAGCCTACATTTATTTATCCTCTTTTTTTATGCTTTCTGGGCAGGAAAAAATAGCAGTTTTTGAAAATAAAGGAAAAGGCTATGAAATGTTTTTGTCTGTAGGATTAGTTCTTATTTATATATCAGGAATCGTGTACATGATTTTTTCGAGTATCCTATTGAAAAAATATAAAAAAAATATTCATTCGCAATTTTCTGATATTGAAGAAATTGATTTGAGCTGGTTACAGTTTTTGATTTATGGCTTAGGCTTAATCTGGGGTATTCTTATCATTTCAAACAAAGATGAATATATTTTTATAGGATTGTCTGTCTTTGTAATTTTAATCGGCTTTTTTGGAATCCAGCAAAAAAATATTTTTAAAAAAGAATATACCGTCTATAAACAACAGCAAAAGACTAACGAAAGTAAAAAGAAAAAATATGAAAAATCTGGACTTACAGATGATTTAGCAAATAGCTCATATATTCTTTTAATGCAATTGATGAAAAAAGAAAAGTGCTATAAAGAAAATGACCTTTCGTTAAATAGTCTTGCTACAAAACTCGAAATCCATCCAAATTATTTATCCGAAATAATTAACCGAAAAGAAGAAAAGAGTTTTTATGATTTTATAAATGATTTTCGCATAGAAGAATTTAAAACACTTCTAAAAAACTCTAAAAATCAAAATTATACACTATTGAGTTTGGCATACGAATGTGGGTTTAATTCAAAATCGTCTTTCAATAGATGTTTTAAAAAGAGTACAGGTAAAACACCAACCCAATACCTTAAGTCACATAGGTTATAA
- a CDS encoding sensor histidine kinase, whose amino-acid sequence MTTYFKYYLGFLSIILLSPLNVFSQTTILLDGDSAELRDIGKQTQYLEDTSLKLSIEEITDNNLETSFKAYTQETINFSSTASAYWLKFRITKTIPGDFYLNVGSAFIDSISLYEFDKTNQLISTRHTGDDLPFNTREIEVGNYLFALDFDVNSTRTFYLRVKSDQPLFFPLRVGTLPNFLDYEHDLDFLQGIYFGFMLLIFLYNLFLYFSTRERIYLYYIAYVFSITWFMASVFGYFFEYFWPNTPFINQIVVVSSGLTMITATLFTQKFLNTKESGSTMHKGSMVFLVIGILVCALVLLGFKIEGLKLSQGGLLIMASYFLILGIRFKLKGYRPAKYYLLAWGALIIGICFAILESLNLTFVMTYLNAMQIGSALEVLLLSFALGDRINMYKKQKEDAQLEALLAAKENERLIQEQNIILEKKVKERTAEVAIRNEELVNLNKEKDMLVNIVAHDLRTPLSHIRLLLQLIDITSLDLTKDQESYLTEIDNSADRLSQMIGRILNIHALETNRVKLKNQILDLVELVKYVVRCFRLTAEDKEIKMITTSQPGSHFVEVDKNYMIQVLENLVSNAIKFSERGSEVILHVKSHDARTYVVVEDQGPGISKEDQKKLFGRFQKLSAQPTEGEASIGLGLSIVKKYIESMDGEINCESELGIGTKFIISFDSKDHLEKVES is encoded by the coding sequence ATGACAACATATTTTAAATACTATTTGGGATTTTTATCGATTATATTATTGTCTCCTCTTAATGTATTTAGTCAAACTACTATTCTTCTAGATGGTGATTCGGCAGAATTGCGAGATATAGGTAAACAAACGCAGTATCTGGAGGATACTTCGCTTAAACTATCTATTGAAGAAATTACAGATAATAACCTTGAAACCAGTTTTAAAGCGTATACTCAAGAAACTATAAATTTTTCCAGTACAGCTTCTGCTTACTGGTTAAAATTTAGAATTACTAAGACTATACCGGGCGATTTTTACCTAAATGTAGGTTCGGCGTTCATAGATTCTATATCACTTTATGAATTTGATAAGACAAATCAATTAATTTCTACCAGACATACTGGTGATGACTTACCCTTTAATACTAGGGAAATCGAAGTAGGTAATTATCTATTTGCTCTTGATTTTGATGTAAATAGTACACGAACTTTTTACCTTAGGGTAAAGAGTGATCAACCTTTGTTTTTTCCGCTTCGGGTGGGAACACTTCCCAATTTTTTAGACTATGAGCATGATTTAGACTTTTTACAGGGGATCTATTTTGGATTTATGCTCTTGATTTTCCTGTATAATCTCTTTTTATATTTTTCGACCAGAGAGAGAATATACCTCTATTACATTGCTTATGTATTTAGTATTACCTGGTTTATGGCTTCAGTATTTGGTTATTTCTTTGAATATTTTTGGCCTAATACCCCTTTCATTAATCAAATTGTGGTTGTTAGTTCTGGCTTGACTATGATTACCGCCACTTTATTTACCCAAAAATTTTTAAACACCAAAGAATCTGGTTCTACTATGCACAAGGGATCCATGGTATTTCTTGTTATTGGTATTTTGGTATGTGCTCTTGTGTTATTAGGTTTTAAAATAGAAGGCCTGAAATTATCACAGGGAGGTCTGTTAATCATGGCATCGTACTTTCTTATCTTAGGTATTAGATTTAAATTAAAGGGATATCGCCCGGCCAAATATTATTTATTAGCCTGGGGCGCCCTTATTATTGGTATATGTTTTGCCATTCTCGAGTCTTTAAATCTAACTTTTGTGATGACATATTTAAATGCGATGCAGATTGGTTCGGCCCTGGAAGTTTTACTGCTTTCATTTGCGTTGGGTGATCGAATTAATATGTACAAAAAACAAAAAGAAGATGCACAGTTAGAAGCGCTGTTGGCAGCCAAAGAAAATGAAAGGCTAATTCAAGAGCAAAATATAATACTTGAGAAGAAGGTCAAGGAACGAACAGCAGAAGTCGCTATTCGAAATGAAGAACTAGTTAACCTGAACAAGGAAAAGGATATGTTAGTCAATATAGTTGCTCATGATCTTAGGACTCCGTTGAGTCATATACGATTATTGCTACAATTAATTGATATTACTTCTCTAGACTTGACTAAAGATCAGGAATCCTATTTAACCGAAATCGACAACTCGGCAGATCGTCTTTCACAGATGATTGGTCGTATCTTAAACATACATGCATTAGAAACAAATCGGGTTAAATTAAAGAATCAAATTCTTGATTTGGTAGAATTGGTGAAGTATGTGGTAAGGTGTTTTCGTCTTACCGCCGAGGATAAAGAGATTAAAATGATCACTACATCACAACCAGGAAGCCACTTTGTAGAAGTGGATAAAAACTACATGATCCAAGTATTAGAAAATTTGGTTTCTAATGCCATCAAGTTTTCTGAAAGAGGAAGTGAAGTCATATTACATGTAAAATCTCATGACGCCAGAACATATGTTGTAGTAGAAGATCAAGGACCTGGTATTAGCAAAGAGGATCAGAAGAAACTATTTGGTAGATTTCAGAAACTTAGCGCACAACCCACAGAAGGTGAGGCATCTATTGGATTAGGATTATCCATCGTTAAAAAATACATCGAATCGATGGATGGCGAAATTAACTGTGAAAGCGAATTAGGTATCGGAACCAAATTTATTATCTCTTTTGATTCTAAAGACCACTTGGAAAAAGTTGAAAGCTAA
- a CDS encoding NAD(P)-binding protein gives MQNSENKKKIAILGSGMSSLTAAYELSSYENWQDHYDITIYQMGWRLGGKTATGRGPNERIQEHGIHIAQGWYENAFRLIQDSYKECEQHNLMPDSPFKSWEEAFDREDTTLLTHFDPKTNQWIKKNIIFPSNEYIPGQGGPLPFSAIIHKAVGLVSEILFGTDPNKDNLVSMASESAKEIKLPEHHPLWASFKSKFEAFVKDKLFKHEGEKLLNYISELVQNLTNENHDHAQRKEHHSIIKELLDLLSKWVTKLIDSIADHNEYFYWLAVFVEFGLVNMKGTFEDVYDSETHELDYERINDLDYREWLKNHGASERLLSSAMVRFLYTGTFHNLTGSNHQGSLAAGVGLHFLTNSAGYKGSFVWKFKAGTADTMITPIYLVLKNRGVKFKFFHKVEQVHYSDSGEIKKISMAEQVTLKTETYTPTYKFKNLDVWPGEPLYDQIDDQQAKALKEGQYDLEEAWCGWENVGKISLEKGKDFDDVVLGIPIDVLGGDEGICKEIIDNNEAWKNMYNHVKSIPTMSMQLWIKPTLKELGMNLPDWGFPEGSLPNLVTYADPQYSFIDMSQVMPYEDWKGDEPGVLIYYTGSFLDPEVIPPYSDHKYPHEQLERIMRVSEQWLKDKMGWFFPNATTLEYPEGMKLDVIHDFSKNAKTDYSRLKTQFFRANVNPTDRYTLSLPGSNKYRLKTNESGFDNLILTGDWINFGVNVGYYEGAIVAGLQAGQAIRDKLELSSETEIFSGVKLK, from the coding sequence ATGCAAAACTCAGAAAACAAAAAGAAAATAGCTATACTAGGTAGTGGTATGTCGTCACTAACAGCCGCTTATGAGCTTAGCTCTTACGAAAACTGGCAAGATCATTATGATATCACCATTTATCAAATGGGTTGGAGACTAGGAGGAAAAACCGCTACGGGTAGAGGTCCTAATGAAAGAATTCAAGAGCATGGTATTCATATTGCCCAGGGATGGTACGAAAATGCTTTCCGATTGATCCAGGATTCTTACAAAGAATGTGAGCAACATAATCTAATGCCCGATAGTCCCTTTAAATCCTGGGAAGAAGCTTTTGATCGGGAAGATACCACCCTACTCACCCACTTTGATCCTAAAACAAATCAATGGATTAAAAAAAATATCATTTTTCCATCTAATGAGTATATACCTGGCCAGGGTGGCCCTTTGCCTTTTTCGGCCATTATTCACAAAGCAGTAGGTCTAGTCTCAGAAATTTTGTTTGGTACAGACCCAAATAAGGATAATCTGGTAAGCATGGCTTCTGAATCTGCTAAGGAGATCAAACTACCTGAGCATCATCCGCTTTGGGCAAGTTTTAAATCTAAATTTGAAGCGTTTGTAAAGGATAAACTCTTTAAGCATGAAGGTGAAAAGCTATTGAATTATATATCAGAATTGGTTCAGAACCTAACCAATGAGAATCACGATCATGCACAACGAAAAGAGCATCATTCTATAATCAAAGAGCTACTCGACTTACTTTCTAAATGGGTAACTAAACTTATTGATTCTATAGCAGATCACAACGAGTATTTCTATTGGTTAGCCGTATTTGTAGAATTTGGTTTAGTCAATATGAAGGGAACATTTGAAGATGTATATGACTCCGAAACCCATGAGTTAGATTATGAACGTATCAATGATTTGGATTACCGGGAATGGCTTAAAAACCATGGAGCAAGTGAACGATTATTGAGTTCTGCTATGGTAAGATTTCTTTATACAGGAACCTTTCACAACCTTACAGGGTCTAATCACCAGGGTAGTTTGGCAGCTGGAGTTGGGCTTCATTTTCTAACAAATTCTGCAGGGTATAAAGGATCTTTTGTCTGGAAATTCAAAGCAGGAACTGCAGATACTATGATTACCCCAATTTATTTGGTCCTTAAAAACAGAGGTGTAAAATTCAAATTCTTCCATAAGGTAGAACAGGTACATTATTCTGATTCTGGAGAAATAAAAAAGATATCTATGGCCGAACAGGTTACCTTAAAAACTGAGACTTACACTCCTACTTATAAATTCAAAAATCTGGATGTATGGCCTGGAGAGCCACTTTATGACCAAATAGACGATCAACAGGCCAAAGCACTTAAAGAAGGCCAATATGACCTTGAAGAAGCTTGGTGTGGTTGGGAGAATGTTGGTAAAATATCTTTAGAAAAAGGTAAAGATTTTGATGATGTGGTTTTAGGTATCCCCATTGATGTTTTAGGTGGTGATGAAGGGATCTGTAAAGAGATTATTGATAATAATGAAGCATGGAAGAATATGTACAATCATGTTAAAAGTATTCCTACCATGTCTATGCAATTATGGATCAAACCTACATTAAAAGAACTAGGTATGAATTTACCTGATTGGGGGTTTCCTGAAGGATCATTACCTAATCTGGTTACGTATGCCGACCCTCAATATTCATTTATAGATATGTCGCAGGTAATGCCATATGAAGATTGGAAAGGTGATGAACCTGGGGTTTTGATATATTACACAGGATCGTTTCTAGACCCAGAAGTAATACCTCCATACTCAGATCATAAGTATCCTCACGAGCAATTAGAACGTATCATGCGTGTTTCAGAACAATGGTTAAAAGATAAAATGGGTTGGTTTTTTCCGAATGCAACTACACTGGAGTACCCAGAAGGAATGAAGTTGGACGTAATTCACGATTTCTCGAAAAATGCCAAAACTGATTATAGTAGGTTAAAAACACAGTTTTTTCGTGCTAATGTAAACCCTACAGATAGATACACACTATCACTTCCTGGTTCTAATAAATACCGTCTTAAAACTAATGAGTCTGGTTTTGATAATCTTATCCTTACCGGAGACTGGATCAATTTTGGTGTTAATGTAGGGTATTATGAAGGAGCTATCGTTGCAGGTCTTCAAGCGGGTCAGGCAATTAGAGATAAACTTGAATTGTCAAGTGAAACAGAAATTTTTTCTGGAGTGAAATTGAAATAG
- a CDS encoding sensor histidine kinase: MSFNKKRILSHIIFWVGIFLFYIFSSTNPELFQQSIETTLFKLPILMIAAYTFNYWQIPRYLKHKKYVAFGLSMIFMIIILVLLFRIMGYYHLDKYCADGPYPLISLDDFPFYMLSFHFPALIMYFYKTNKEQELEKEKVYQLEKEKIATELKYLKAQLNPHFLFNTLNNLYSYVITKSPKAPDMVLQLSEILDYILYRSQQTSVPLVEEIHTIENYVALERIKYGKRLHVVFEKNHFKNEQSITPLLLLSIVENAFKHGVRGNIKKPEIKITVEQFDGYIEFGVWNTKPETEYNHKTEEYKSGIGLANIQRQLDLIYPEKHKFEIDESDTFFSLKLTLKTN, encoded by the coding sequence ATGAGTTTTAACAAAAAAAGAATCCTTAGTCATATTATATTTTGGGTCGGAATTTTTCTTTTCTACATTTTTTCTTCTACTAATCCAGAATTGTTTCAACAATCTATAGAAACAACTTTGTTTAAACTCCCAATATTGATGATAGCTGCCTATACCTTTAATTATTGGCAAATACCACGCTATTTAAAACATAAAAAATATGTTGCTTTTGGATTATCCATGATTTTTATGATTATCATATTAGTTCTACTATTTCGTATAATGGGATATTATCATCTGGACAAATATTGTGCAGATGGTCCTTACCCATTAATTAGTTTAGACGATTTTCCATTTTATATGTTATCTTTTCATTTTCCTGCCTTGATTATGTATTTCTACAAAACCAATAAAGAGCAAGAGTTAGAAAAAGAAAAAGTATATCAATTAGAAAAAGAAAAAATAGCTACAGAACTTAAATACTTAAAAGCGCAGTTAAATCCTCATTTTTTATTCAATACATTAAACAATTTATATTCTTATGTGATTACCAAATCTCCTAAAGCGCCAGATATGGTATTACAACTCTCAGAAATTTTGGATTATATTTTATATAGAAGTCAGCAAACATCAGTTCCTTTGGTCGAAGAGATTCATACTATAGAAAATTATGTAGCGTTAGAACGAATTAAATATGGCAAACGATTACATGTTGTTTTTGAAAAAAATCACTTTAAGAATGAACAGTCAATAACTCCATTATTGTTGCTATCTATTGTCGAAAATGCTTTTAAACATGGAGTTAGAGGAAATATTAAAAAACCAGAAATAAAAATTACGGTTGAGCAATTTGACGGATATATAGAGTTTGGTGTCTGGAATACAAAACCCGAAACCGAATACAATCATAAAACAGAAGAATATAAAAGCGGAATTGGCCTTGCTAATATCCAACGGCAACTGGATTTAATCTATCCCGAAAAACACAAATTTGAGATAGATGAATCTGATACGTTTTTTAGTTTAAAACTGACATTAAAAACAAATTAA
- a CDS encoding LytR/AlgR family response regulator transcription factor translates to MVRCLLVDDESPAIDLLINHIKILDDLEIVTSCYSAVEAFEVIKKEEIDLLFLDIEMPVLKGLDFLKTLQHPPKVIITTAYREYAIEGYDLDIIDYLLKPISFDRFVKAIDRYYERVQSPPLAIVEKNDTFFYVNVNKKHIKIVFDEVLYIESLKDYVKIHTTHQKLVVKSNIGKIETQLPSTLFLRIHRSYIVAIDKITAYTQKDIEIGTIEIPIGSSYSGKVFSLLSHT, encoded by the coding sequence ATGGTACGATGTTTACTTGTTGATGATGAATCTCCTGCAATTGATTTGCTAATAAATCATATAAAAATACTTGATGATCTAGAAATTGTTACCAGCTGCTATAGTGCTGTAGAAGCTTTTGAGGTCATCAAAAAAGAAGAAATCGATTTGTTATTTTTAGATATTGAAATGCCCGTTTTAAAAGGTCTGGATTTTCTAAAAACATTACAACACCCTCCTAAAGTGATTATTACCACAGCCTACAGAGAATATGCAATAGAAGGATACGATTTGGATATTATAGACTATTTATTAAAACCTATTTCTTTTGATCGGTTTGTAAAAGCCATTGATCGCTATTATGAAAGAGTACAATCTCCTCCTTTGGCTATTGTCGAAAAGAACGATACATTTTTTTATGTAAACGTGAATAAAAAACATATTAAGATCGTATTTGATGAAGTTTTATATATTGAAAGCCTAAAAGACTATGTAAAAATCCATACTACTCACCAAAAATTGGTCGTTAAAAGTAACATTGGTAAAATAGAAACTCAACTCCCTTCAACTCTATTTCTACGTATCCACCGTTCTTATATTGTTGCTATTGATAAAATCACGGCGTATACACAAAAAGATATAGAAATAGGTACTATAGAAATCCCAATCGGATCTAGTTACTCTGGCAAAGTCTTCTCTTTATTATCACATACTTAG
- a CDS encoding tetratricopeptide repeat protein: MNMFKHLSVFLLLVSFSSCQSQKTEREIEDDFVKKYAPSNLNTHGFTLPVDSKISEVHQLFNDLSKNFYFYGDKEEFEEKAAKIMKLDPNYPSGFLMGGFYEQDPEKYKEKVTKAFELSKATTLKSERDIMQAEYYLLVKEDYSKAQEYFQKVVDMYPDSAAAVWSLGMAYYYNSEFDKALECYKKSTELIPNLPKGYEFMSVMYYAKKDYKKALKYLEKAIQYGANAKNDFYYAEYVAMVYNRNKMYKKTKDYIETVSTYGELYKNSEMLGKISEIVTAKLDSIQSSKL; encoded by the coding sequence ATGAACATGTTTAAACATCTAAGTGTTTTTTTACTTCTAGTAAGTTTTTCATCTTGCCAATCCCAGAAAACAGAACGTGAAATTGAGGACGATTTTGTCAAAAAGTATGCTCCTTCTAATTTAAATACTCATGGATTTACCCTGCCTGTAGACTCAAAAATATCAGAGGTACATCAACTCTTTAATGATTTGTCGAAGAACTTCTATTTTTACGGAGATAAAGAAGAGTTTGAAGAGAAAGCGGCAAAGATTATGAAATTAGACCCCAATTATCCTAGTGGTTTTCTAATGGGAGGGTTTTATGAACAAGACCCAGAAAAATATAAAGAAAAAGTAACTAAAGCATTTGAACTCTCTAAAGCAACAACATTAAAATCAGAGCGAGATATTATGCAGGCAGAGTATTATCTATTGGTAAAGGAAGACTATTCTAAAGCTCAAGAATACTTTCAAAAAGTAGTGGATATGTATCCAGACAGCGCTGCGGCTGTTTGGTCTTTAGGTATGGCATATTATTACAATAGTGAATTTGACAAGGCCTTAGAATGCTACAAAAAGAGTACAGAATTAATACCAAATCTACCCAAAGGTTATGAGTTTATGTCGGTTATGTATTACGCAAAGAAAGACTATAAAAAAGCACTAAAGTATCTCGAAAAAGCAATACAATATGGAGCTAATGCCAAAAATGACTTTTACTATGCTGAATATGTAGCAATGGTTTATAACAGAAATAAAATGTATAAAAAAACCAAGGATTATATTGAAACTGTAAGCACGTATGGCGAATTGTATAAAAACAGTGAGATGTTAGGAAAAATATCTGAAATTGTTACAGCAAAATTAGATTCGATACAATCATCAAAATTGTAA
- a CDS encoding glycosyl hydrolase family 18 protein, whose translation MNTSNEKFVVYWLGYKSNPPALQSLPAGIDIINLFLFNLESTTSGTSINYDYLTSRGTSWSEIQTQVAAVKAKGVKVCASIIPPNATLIWNTIPDPDTFALNLYNLIVSWGFDGIDIDPEQGGGVTPNQNFVDVMVALGKYFGPKSSTGLIMSYVGYQIYSDKIVLKPTVGIFDYVMTMGYFWDYNTMITQFGYYADIVGNENVLIGIGGDPWQTPLSETKQLATWEPTNGNKGGMMEFNINDDTNFDAANTIINSMASVEMK comes from the coding sequence ATGAATACTTCTAATGAAAAGTTCGTTGTCTATTGGTTGGGTTATAAGTCTAACCCACCAGCCCTTCAATCACTACCTGCAGGGATCGATATTATCAACTTGTTTCTGTTTAATCTAGAATCTACTACTTCAGGAACCAGTATAAACTATGACTACCTTACCTCTCGAGGTACTTCCTGGAGCGAAATCCAGACACAAGTTGCAGCAGTGAAAGCTAAAGGAGTAAAGGTTTGCGCTTCTATAATCCCTCCTAATGCTACTCTTATCTGGAATACCATTCCTGATCCAGATACTTTTGCATTAAATCTATATAATTTGATCGTATCATGGGGTTTTGATGGAATTGATATCGATCCTGAACAAGGAGGAGGTGTAACACCTAATCAAAACTTTGTAGACGTTATGGTTGCCTTGGGAAAATATTTTGGTCCCAAGTCCAGTACGGGATTGATAATGAGCTATGTTGGTTACCAGATATACAGTGATAAGATTGTATTGAAACCAACTGTGGGTATATTCGATTATGTGATGACCATGGGGTATTTTTGGGATTATAACACGATGATTACTCAATTTGGATATTATGCAGATATTGTAGGAAATGAAAATGTTTTGATTGGAATTGGAGGTGATCCTTGGCAAACACCACTTTCTGAAACCAAACAACTAGCAACTTGGGAACCAACCAACGGTAACAAGGGGGGTATGATGGAGTTCAACATTAATGACGACACCAATTTTGATGCAGCCAATACGATCATTAATAGCATGGCATCGGTTGAAATGAAGTAG
- a CDS encoding NAD(P)/FAD-dependent oxidoreductase: MTKDNQEYQVIIVGGGPAGIATALTLSARGISNCVIEAQQTPIRKFGEAIPPNAKPLLKKLGIFHLVENDNHTVYYGNKSCWGSNTLEQKEFINWVYGHGFLLDRLYFETQLRTHLKNNGGHFLAGYKLRKVICDRSGIKVSIDNGKTTSTLKATYIVDATGRKASVCNQLGIVKDTLDTQFAITFKVVLTRPIEHQIMVEATRNGWWYAAPQNENELTLMFFTIRELLPDKQMMESFLRKELITSLHLTKITSTADLCFDNIKVMPAGTSRLDIPYGDHWIAVGDAAFSYDPISSYGITSALASGFYAGHALASALSNEDNAMSTYRYIVDNAFETYMKNLIYHYAIENRWRDSIYWKNRFNKLAFA; encoded by the coding sequence GTGACGAAAGATAATCAAGAATATCAAGTTATAATAGTTGGTGGTGGTCCTGCTGGGATTGCCACTGCCTTAACGCTATCTGCAAGAGGAATTTCAAATTGTGTTATTGAAGCACAACAGACACCTATAAGAAAATTTGGCGAAGCAATTCCACCTAATGCTAAACCACTTTTAAAAAAACTCGGGATATTTCATCTTGTAGAAAATGATAACCATACGGTTTATTACGGAAATAAGAGTTGTTGGGGATCCAACACACTAGAGCAAAAAGAATTTATTAATTGGGTTTATGGTCATGGTTTTTTATTAGATCGTTTGTATTTTGAAACGCAACTTCGTACACACCTAAAGAACAATGGGGGGCATTTCTTGGCTGGATATAAACTTAGAAAGGTCATTTGTGATAGATCCGGGATAAAAGTCAGTATTGATAATGGAAAGACAACCTCTACATTAAAAGCAACCTATATTGTGGATGCAACAGGAAGAAAAGCCTCTGTTTGTAATCAATTGGGAATAGTTAAAGACACTTTAGATACTCAATTTGCAATTACTTTTAAAGTAGTTTTAACCAGACCTATTGAGCATCAAATCATGGTCGAAGCCACTAGAAATGGTTGGTGGTATGCAGCACCTCAGAATGAAAATGAACTAACACTTATGTTTTTTACTATACGAGAGCTTCTTCCAGATAAACAAATGATGGAATCTTTTTTAAGAAAAGAACTCATAACCAGTCTCCATCTTACTAAAATAACAAGTACCGCAGATCTATGTTTTGACAACATTAAAGTAATGCCAGCCGGAACAAGTCGTTTAGATATTCCATATGGTGATCATTGGATTGCTGTAGGAGATGCGGCATTTTCATACGATCCAATTTCATCATATGGTATTACATCAGCTTTGGCGTCTGGATTTTATGCAGGACATGCATTGGCTAGTGCACTATCTAATGAAGATAATGCGATGTCTACTTATAGATATATTGTAGATAATGCATTTGAAACCTATATGAAAAACCTAATATACCATTATGCAATAGAAAATAGGTGGAGAGACAGTATCTACTGGAAAAACAGATTTAACAAATTGGCATTTGCCTGA